A part of Dermacentor variabilis isolate Ectoservices chromosome 10, ASM5094787v1, whole genome shotgun sequence genomic DNA contains:
- the LOC142559505 gene encoding uncharacterized protein LOC142559505 codes for MVSIRLATTIALALVLVSAASAKGVHEPERLNADVDKHAANDDINPLVVVAPVVGLAKGVIAAIIISIIIVIVLIIVCCVCMCRACAGKKETHTVVYTGHPNQQMPQQYPPPMHQQWPPGAPLSSPPQDYSGPHAPSSQPQAHGALPPAYPPGPAYVPPTKY; via the exons ATGGTGAGCATCCGGTTAGCGACGACCATAGCGTTAGCGCTGGTACTGGTGTCCGCAGCGTCCGCCAAGGGTGTCCACGAGCCAGAAAGATTGAACGCCGATGTTGACAAGCATGCCGCTAACGACGACATTA ATCCGTTGGTCGTCGTAGCTCCAGTGGTTGGTCTCGCCAAGGGCGTCATCGCGGCCATCATCATTAGTATCATCATAGTCATCGTCCTTATCATCGTCTGCTGCGTCTGCATGTGCAGGGCTTGCGCAGGCAAAAAG GAGACGCACACGGTCGTGTACACGGGCCACCCGAACCAGCAGATGCCGCAGCAGTACCCGCCGCCGATGCACCAACAGTGGCCGCCAGGGGCGCCGCTTTCCTCGCCGCCTCAGGATTACAGCGGGCCACACGCGCCCTCCAGCCAGCCACAGGCCCACGGCGCGCTGCCGCCAGCTTACCCGCCCGGTCCTGCCTACGTGCCACCCACGAAGTACTAG